TAAGAACGCTGCGCCATGACGCAGCACTTTATTTCCAAACACGGCGCCTACGAAGAACTTCTTTCCTACCGCAAGAGCGTCATTGTCTATGATGGCACGGTGTGTTTCTGCGAACGCTTCATGCACAAGCGGGACCGCACCGTGGACCAGATGGTCCAGGCGGCACGGTCGGGCAAGCAGAACATCATCGAAGGCTGCATGGCCTCGGCGACATCGAAGAAAAGCGAAATCAAGCTGATCAATGTTGCCCGGGCCAGCCTGGAAGAGCTGCTCGAAGACTACCGCGACCACCTGCGCGTACGCGGCCACGCATTGTGGCACAAAACCAGCGCACAGGCCCTCTTCGTCCGCAAACTCGGCAGCCAAAAAAATACGTCCTATGAGACCTATAGGTCCTATATTCAAACCCGCCCGCCCGAAACCGTCGCCAATATCCTCATCTGCCTCATCCACCAGACCAACTACCTGCTCGACCGACAGCTCCGCCAGCTTGAAAAAGCCTTCGTCGAAGAAGGCGGCTTGTCCGAACGCATGACCCGCGCCCGTCTCAAAAACCGCACCGGCCAATCCGAAAACGGCTTTTAACCCATCCTGCGGACTAAATGGTCCGACCTTTTCCCACTTCTTTCGCCAACCGGGTTGACACCTACGCCTTACTTAGGCAGAAAGGTCCTACCATTTGCGAGTAAAAAGCACTAAAATGCCTTTTTTTACCCGTTTTTGCTAAAAAAAACATCAAAAGGTACTACCAATGACCACTTCCGAACCTCTCTTCTTTCCGGCCAAGCCCGGACGCGCCAGCGAAGACGTCGCTCTGCAGATCGAAGCGGCCATCCTGGCCGGGCGGCTGGCGCCCGAAGAGCGCCTGCCCAGCGAACGCGAGATGCAGCAGCAGTTCGGCACCGGACGCGGCGCAATCCGCGAGGCCCTGCGGGCGCTCAAGCAAAAAGGGCTTCTGGACATCCGCAAGGGCGTCAAGGGCGGGGCCTATGTGTGCAAGGTCGGCATGGTCAGCATCGGGGAGTCTTTGGCCCTCTTTCTCAAGCAGCACGATGTCGCGCCTTCGGCCCTCATCGAATTTCGCGAGAGCGTGGATCATACCTTGATCATGCTGGCCATTGCCCGGGGCTCGGCCGAAGCCAAGGGGGCACTGGTGTCCATGGCCGAAGAGTTCGAGACCTGCCTGCGGCAGAACGACCACGACGCCGACAGGATCGGACATCTGGACCGCGACCTGAACCTGGCCCTGGCCGCCATGGCCGGCAACCCGATTTTCGAGTGGATCATGCAGGCGCTGCAGCGGGGCTTCAGCTCCCATGACTACACATTGTACGATACGCCAATGTACCGCGAGCGCACTGCCGCCAACTGGGCCGAGACCGCCCGCGCCATTGCCGAAAACGACCCCCTGCGTGCCAGAAGCCTCATCGGCTACCATTACGCAATGCTCAGGTCCTGCCTGAACGAGCGCGCAGCGGCGTCCTCCTCCCCCCGTGTTTCGCCAGACGATTCCTAAAGCGGGGCAACCCTCATCTCACAAGGATATTACATGAAGTTCTATGATTACATCATTGTCGGCGGCGGTTCCGCCGGCAGCGTCCTGGCCAACCGTTTGAGCGCCAATCCCAAAACCAGCGTCCTGGTCCTCGAAGCGGGCCTGCCCGACTTCCGCCTTGATTTCCGCATCCACATGCCCGCCGCCCTGACCTATCCCCTGGCCGGAAAGACCTACAACTGGTGGTACGAATCCGAGCCGGAACCGCACATGCACAACCGCCGCATCTACCAGCCGCGCGGCAAGGTGCTCGGTGGGTCGAGCTGCATCAACGGCATGATCCACATTCGCGGCAACGCCATGGACTTCGAAAAATGGGCCCGCGAAAAAGGCCTTGAAAACTGGGATTACGCCCGCTGCCTGCCCTACTTCAAGCGCTTCGAATATCGGCTCAAGGGCACGGACGAATATCAGGGCGGCGCGGGCCCCCTGTATCTGACCAGCCCGGATTGCGACAACCCGCTTTTTGACGCCTTTTTCCAGGCCGTACAGGAGGCCGGGTACCCTCTGACAGACGTCAACGGCTACCAGCAGGAAGGGTTCGGCAAGTTCGACCGCACCACGTACCGCGGCCGGCGCTGGAACGCCGCCCGTGCCTACGTCCATCCCGTCAAGAACAGGCGCAACCTGACCGTCAAGTGCAAGGCCACGGCCCATCGCATCCTCTTTGAAGGAACCCGAGCCGTGGGCGTCGAATACGAGCGCCTGGGCCGCATGCACCGCGTCAACGGCGGCGAGATCATCAGCTGCGGCGGTGCCATCAACTCCCCGCAATTGCTGCAGCTCTCCGGCATCGGCAACGGGGCGGAACTGCGCGAACTGGGCATCCCCGTGGTCCACGACCTGCCTGGCGTTGGCGAGAACCTGCAGGACCATCTGGAGCTCTATGTGCAGTACGCTTGCACCAAGCCCGTCAGCATGTTCCCGGCCCTCCAGTGGTGGAACCAGCCCTGGATCGGCCTGAAATGGCTCTTCGGCCAGACCGGCGAGGCGGCCACCAACCATTTCGAAGCCGGCGGCTTCATCCGCGGCAATGATCAGGTCGAATACCCGAACATCCAGTATCACTTCCTGCCCATCGCCATCCGCTACGACGGGTCCTCTCCCAACGAGGGGCATGGCTACCAGGTTCACGTCGGCCCCATGAACACCGACGTGCGCGGCCATGTGAAGATCAAGAGCTCCGATCCCAAGGAATATCCGTCCATCCTGTTCAACTATCTGTCCACGGAGCAGGAACGCAAAGACTGGGTCGATGCCATCCGTCTGACCCGCAAGATCATGACCCAGCCTGCCTTCGACAGCTTGCGCGGACGGGAACTGGCCCCGGGCGAGGACGTGCAGACCGACGAGGAAATCCTCGATTTCGTGGCCCGCGAAGGCGAGAGCGCCTATCATCCGAGCTGCACCTGCAAGATGGGCTACGATGACATGGCCGTGGTCGACAACGAACTGCGCGTGCACGGCGTGCAGGGACTGCGCGTGGTCGACGCCTCGATCATGCCCTACGTGACCAACGGCAACATTTACGCCCCGGTGATGATGATCGCCGAGAAGGCGGCGGACATGATCCTCGGCAACACGCCGCTGGCGCCCGACACCGCCCCCTTCTACCGCCACGGAGGCAAGGCTGCGGCCAAGGAGAAGAAATGACCGAAAAAATGATGCACATAGACGGTCTCTGGACCCGCTCCCAATCGACGGCCACACGGGACATCATCAATCCTTTCGACCAGACCGTCATCGCGACCGTTTCTGAAGGGAACCGCGAGGATGCCCGTGACGCCATCGACGCGGCGCGGCGTGCCTTCGATCAAGGCCCATGGTCCAAGACCACTGGGCCTGAGCGCGGGCGCAAGCTCCTGCTTCTGGCGGACCTGATCGAACGCGACACCGAGGAACTGGCCCGGCTTGAGACCTTGAACACAGGCAAAACCCTGGAAGAGAGCCGCTGGGACATGGCCGACATCGCGGGCATCTTCCGCTACTACGCGGGGCTCGCGGACAAGGACGGGGGCGAGGTCATCGCATCCCCGGTCCCGAATTCAACAAGCATCGTGGTGCGTGAGCCCGTGGGGGTCTGCGGACAGATCTCGCCCTGGAACTATCCGCTGCTGCAGGCCGCCTGGAAGCTGGCTCCGGCCCTGGCCGCCGGGTGCACCGTGGTCATGAAGCCAAGTGAAATCACGCCCCTGACCAGCATAAAAGTCACCGAACTGTGCGTGGAGGCCGGATTTCCGGAGGGCGTGGTCAATCTGGTTCTGGGGCCCGGCGCCACGGTGGGCGCGGAACTGGCCGAGAACCCCGATGTGGACCTCATCTCTTTTACCGGCGGCATCGAGACGGGCAAGACCATCATGTGCGCGGCGGCGGCAAACGTGAAAAAAGTCGCCCTTGAGCTTGGCGGCAAGAACCCGAACATCATCTTCGACGACGCCGACTTCGACACGGCCCTGGACTACATTCTGAACGGCGTGTTCTTCCACGCCGGGCAGATCTGTTCCGCCGGAGCCCGGGTACTGCTGCAGGACGGCATCCACGACCGCATGGTCGAAGCCCTTGCAGAGCGCATGGCCAAGATCCGCATGGGAGACGGGATGACGGACGGCACTCAGATGGGGCCGCTTATCTCGGCCGCGCACCGCGACAAGGTGGAAAGCTATATCGGCATCGCACGCGAGGAAGGGGCCCGGCTGAGGCTTGGCGGAAAGCGTCCGGCAGATCCGGCCCTGGACAACGGCTTTTTCGTGGAACCGACCCTGTTCACGGAGTGCACAAACGACATGCGCATCGTGCAGGAGGAGGTCTTCGGGCCGGTCATCACCATTGAGCGCTTCAGCACCGAAGACGAAGCACTCGCCCGGGCCAACAGCACCATCTACGGCCTGTCCGCCGGATTCTGGACCCGCGACCCCGACCGCATGCGACGCATGTCGGCGGGCCTGCGTTTCGGCACGGTCTGGGTCAACGACTTCAACGTCTATTTCACCCAGGCCCCCTGGGGCGGATACAAGCAGTCCGGCCTGGGCCGGGAACTTGGCCGCATGGGCCTTGAGGAATACACGGAAGTCAAACACATTTTCCAGAACCACAACGCACGCCCGATCCGCTGGTTCGGCGTGTAGCTCGCAGGGCCGGGATGTCCCGGCCCCGCATCACCGAGCCTTTCATCTCAACACGGGAGTATCCATGAACATCGCCACACTCAAAAAAACCATCCCAGTCCTTGTCCTGCTTCTGGCCCTCTTCACCGCCCCGGCTCACGCGAGCCGCGACGATGTGCGCATCACCAGCGTCGGCTGGACCGACGTCACCGTAACCAGCGAACTGGCCGTGGCCATCTTGCAGAGCCTCGGCTACTCGTCATCCAACATGATGACATCCCTGCCCATCTGCTATCAGGCCCTGGCCACCGGCGAGGCCGACGTGTTCCTTGGCAACTGGATGCCGTCCATGGAGAGCGTGGCCCGGCCGCATTTCGACTCCGGCAACGTGATCCAGCTCGTGCCGAACATGACCGGGGCGAAATACACCCTGGCCGCTCCGGCCTATGTCGTGGATGGCGGAATCAAGGATTTCAAGGACATCGCCAAATACGGCGACAAACTGGAATGGAAGATCTACGGCATCGAGGAAGGAAACGACGGCAACGACATCATTCAGTCCATGATCGACACGAACATGTTCGGCCTTGGCAAGTTCGAACTGGTCGCATCCAGTGAATCCGGCATGCTGGCGCAGGTGCAGTCCTTCATGCGTGAAAAGAAGTGGATCATCTTTCTGGGCTGGTCCCCGCACAGCATGAACGAGAAAATCGACATGCGCTACCTGACCGGCAGCACGGATGAAACCTTCGGCCCCGACGACGGCACGGCCACGGTCTACACCAACTTGCGCAAGGGCTTCCCCGGCGACATGCCGAATGTGACCCGCTTTCTCAAGAATTACGTCGTCCCGGTCGGCATGATGAACTCGATCATGGTCACCATGCACGAACACCCGGAGATGAAAGCCCGCGACGCCGCTCTCGACTGGGTGGCGGCCCATCCCGAAATGGCGACCACCTGGCTTGAAGGGGTCACCACCAAGGACGGCAAACCCGGTCTCCCCGCCTTCATGACAGTTCTTGAAGCCAGGAAGTAAACGCACGCGTGGCAAGCCGGTCCCGGCCATCATCGGATGCCCGGGACCGGCTTGCCACGCTTCATTCCAGGCTATTCCTCGCTTTTACCCGTCGTCACGCCACGTCAGGCTATCGTCATCTTCCAGCGCTTCAAATGCTTCCCGAATATCCCGCGACCTAGCTGTCAGCGCATCAGTAAAAGGCTGAGCGCCATGACCGCCATGCCGCCCACCAGGCCAAAAAGGCTGTCATGGCCTTCCCCGTAAGCCTGGCTGGTCGGCAGGAGTTCGTCGAGGCTGATATAGACCATGATCCCGGCCACCCCTCCAAAAAGAATGCCCATGAGCTGCGGCGGTAGAACTCCGTCCGGCCCCCCCGCAAAATAGAGGATGCCGAGATAGGCGATGCCCGCCCCGATGGGTTCGGCCAGGCCGCTCAGGAAGGAATAGAAGAATGCCGTCCTGCGCTTCCCTGTGGCGTAGTAGATGGGCACGGACACGCTCACTCCCTCCGGGATATTGTGCAGGGCGATGGCGATGGCAATGGCGACACCAAGGCTTGGATCATCAAGGGCGGCCAGAAAAGTGGCCAGGCCTTCGGGAAAATTGTGGATTCCGATGGCCAGCGCGGTGAAAAGGCCCATGCGCATGAGCTTTTTTTCATGGCCGGGCTGAGGCTTGAACGGAGTTTTTGCCGGCCCGCAACTGTTGTCCCCCACACCCAAAAGGGGTGCGACCTTGCCATGCAGCCGGTCAGCCTCGGCTTCGGAATGGATTTCATGCGGATTGGTCTCTTCGGGGATGAGGTTGTCGATGAGCCCTATGAGGAGCATGCCCCCGAAAAACGATCCCACGTTGACCCAATACCCAAGAGGATCCCCATAATGGTTCACCAGGGATTCCTGCCCCTTGAAGAATATTTCCACAAAGGAGACATAGAGCATGACTCCCGCCGAAAACCCCGTGGCCACGGACAGAAAACGGTAGCTCGAAAGTTTGGCCGTAAAGGCGATGATGCTGCCTATTCCCGTTGCCAGGCCTGCAAACGTGGTCAGGGCCAGGGCAAACCATACGTCACTCATAGGCGTGAACTCCTTGCTGCGTCACGAAAACGTCACGGGCGGATATTTTTCTCTGACTCGATTTCCCGGTTCTGTTCCTGCTCGAAAATGCCTAGCGAGCGGGCTCTTTTTTCCCACTGCTGCCGGGCCAGGGCCTGCATGTCGGCCACGCTGTCCATTTCATCCACGATTTCCATCCCAAAGAGGGTCTCAACCACATCCTCCAGCGTCACCACCCCCCGGGTTCCGCCATATTCGTCCAAAACAATGGCCAAATGCTGACGCTTATCGAGAAAAAATTCCAGCAGATCGGAAAGAGAGAGGCTGTCGGGCACCGACAGTATCGGACGCTTCAATGATTCCAGAGCACCGTCGCAGCGACCCTTGGACATACAGATCAGCACCTCGTCCTTGAGCACAAGGCCGGTGATGTCATCCAGATCCGCGCCGTAGACAGGCAACCTGGAAAACGGAGTCTTGGTAACAAAGGGCAGGGAGTCTGCGATGCTCATGTCCTGCTGAAGGGCCGTCATGACCGTGCGGGGAGTCATCACGGCGGTGATCGCCACGGAACCGAAACGGAAAATGTTGCGGATGATCCGTGACTCATGCTCTTCCAGATGTCCCGACTGCTCTCCGATGCCGGCCATGGCGATGAATTCGTCGCGGCTGAAGACATGCTCCCTTTTTCCCCGGGAGATCAGTCTGGTCAGCCCGTTGGAAAGCCAGACCAGGGGAAAGAGAATCCTGATCAGGGCACCGACGAAATATGCCGTCATCCCGGTCAACGACTGCCAGTAAATCGCGCCGATGGTCTTGGGCACGATCTCGGACAAGAACAGGATGAGCAGCGTCATCACCGCCGAAAAAAGGCCGATCCACGCATTGCCGAAAACCACAAGCGCCTGCGCGCCGGCCACTATGGCGCCCACGGTGTGGGCTATGGTGTTCAGCGTCAGGATCGCGGACAGGGACTGGTCCACCTTGTCGAGGCGAAGCCGCGTCAGAACGTCCGCACGCGCCGGATTCTTTTCCCGAAGACTCGCGATGTAGGAAGGGGTGATGCTCAAGAGCACGGCCTCGGCCACGGAACAGAGAAAAGAAAAGCCCAGCGCCAGAAAAACAACGATGAAAAGCAGTAGAAGATCCGCGCTCATGAGCTGGATTCCTCCGGCACGTTGCGTTTCGCGGCGATCGACCGCGACGACCGCGAAAAATGCCCCCAGAACACGTCATAATGCAACCTGCAAGAATATGTGAGCAAATCCTCCTCCTTCGTCCATGCGATATTTTTGAATCCAACCTGATCCGTAAGCCCTTGCGATTACCCCGGGATGTCGAAGCGGCACAAGCGATTTTGAGGGCTTGACATATTTGCCCATGCGGATATGTTTCGCACATGGAAAAAATCGCCGAAACACTCAAAGCCCTGTCCGATCCCACCCGTTTGCGCATCGTCAGCCTGCTCCGGCATGGCGAACTCTGCGTGTGCGATCTGACGGAAGCCCTGCAAACGCCGCAGTCCAAGGTCTCAAGGCATCTGGCGTTTCTGAAGAACGCCGGTTGGGTCAAGGCTCGCCGCAGCGGAAAATGGGTTTACTATCAACTCCTAGGCTCCGAGCCATCCCTGCAATCCTCGGTCGCCGAGGCACTCACGGGGCATATCGCGACACACCCCGTCTGCCTTGAGGACGACCGACGATATTTCGACTTTCTTGCAACCAAATCGTCACGATCCTGTGACTGAAACACCATAACTGTTCCGAATCTTGATTAATCCGGCATCCAGCGAGCAATCCATGAAAATTCTCTTTTTATGTACAGGCAATTCATGCCGCAGCCAGATGGCCGAAGGCTGGGCCAGACATTTAAAGAAGGGAGAAGTTGAAGCATGTTCCGCGGGCATCAAGCGCCATGGCATGAACCCCCATGCCGTGCGCGTCATGGAAGAGGCCGGAGTGGACATGACTGGGCACACGTCCAAAACCCTGGACGAACTGCCGGACCAAAATTTCGAAGTGGTGGTAACGTTGTGCGGACATGCAAATGAAACCTGTCCCTTCTTTCCAGGGCAGGTCAGGCGCGTGCACCGGGGCTTTGACGATCCTCCGAGCCTGTGCGCGGAAATGACGAATGAAGATGAAATCCTGGCGGTCTACCGGCGGGTACGCGATGAAATCCGGGATTTCGTGGCCGCATTGCCGCAAACCCTGGACGCGGATCAAGCCGGAACAGACGGTCTATGACGGGGTGTCGGGCAAGGCTGCGGCTCTGTCCGGATCCTTGGGCAACGTCAGCATGAATACGACGCCCTGCCCGGGACTGGTCTCCAGCAGGATGGAACCCCTTAAGGTCTGTGTGACCAAATTGTAGACAATATTCATGCCCAGACCCGTTCCTCCGGACCCGCGCGTGGTGGTGTAAAACGGATCGTAGATCCGTTCCTTTTGCTCGCGGTCCATGCCCTGGCCCGTGTCGCGATAGGTCAGCAACACGTTTTCGCCGGCAGGCTCCACATTGATGGATATCTCCCCGGGCCGTCCGTCCACGAAACCGTGAATAAGCGAGTTCATGATCAGGTTGGTCATGATCTGCATGATCGCCCCGGGGTAGGAATCAAGGATCAGGCCCTCCGGGCAATGCATACGCACCTGATGCGGGGTGCGTTTGAACTGCGGCCGCAGGCTCAGGAGAATCTGCTCCAGATAATTCTTCATCTCGAAGGCGCGTTTTTCTTCGGAACTCTGATCCGCTGCGACCTTCTTGAAACTCTGCACCAGCTCTGCGGCCCGCTCCAGATTGGAAAGCACCGATCCGGAAGATTCCTCGGCCAGGGCCAGGTACTTCTCCAGATCCGAACGCTTCATCTCCCCCTTCCCATACAATTCCCGTAGCTGCCTGGTCCGTTCGGACAGGAAGGACGCCGCCGTGACGCTCACTCCGATGGGCGTGTTCACCTCATGTGCGACCCCGGCAACCAGATCGCCCAGAGCCGCCATTTTGGCTGACTGGATCATCTCCTTCTGGGTGCGGTGAAGTTTTTCAAGGGATTCCTCAAGACTCTGCTGGTACTCCCGGTTCTGGCGCTGCAGCCTGGCCCGCTCCAGGCAGGTTTCCACGGAATGCAACAGGATGTTCATATCCTGGATGGGCTTGACCAGATAATCCCAGGCGCCGCGCCGCAGCGCCTCGACCACGTCGCGGATGTCCCCGGCCCCGGACACCACCATGATGGGCGTCTGCGGGGAGAGCTCCTGCACCTTGGCCAGAACCTGCAATCCGTCCATGCGCGGCATGCGCAGATCCACCAGAATCAGATCGGGCTGGTTGGCCGCAAAGACTTCGAGGCCCTGCTGACCGTCTCCGGCCTGCAGCACGCCGTATCCGAAATCCTCAAGAAAATTGGCCAGACTTTCGCGCACCGCCTGATCGTCGTCGATGGTCAGGACCACGGGCTTCCCGTCTTGATTCATGACCTGCCCTCCGCGACCTTTTCCAGAATGAGGGTCTCGAAAATGCCCATGTCCAGAACCGGCTTGAAAAGCACCTCGCGCTCCGTCAGGCCGATGGCCCGCAATTCATTGTCCAATTGAAAATCCGTGGAGCCTGTGTGGATCAGACAGCGCACGGAAGGATGCATGACGTGCAGTCTCTTGATGAACTCCAGGCCGTCGATACCTCCAAGGCGGATGTCCACCACCGCCACCGCAACATTGCCAAGTTCGGGAAGTTCAAGGGCGTCCTCCGCGCTCTCGGCCGTCAGCGTGCCAAAACCGCAGTCCATCAGGTATTCGGCCAGACTTTCCCGAATGTTCGGTTCGTCGTCCAGAACGAGCACCGTTACCGTGCTTTGAGTGATCGTGTTCTCCGACATCATAAAGCTCCGCCGGTGGTTTTATCCACCGGAGTGAGAGGCAG
This Desulfomicrobium apsheronum DNA region includes the following protein-coding sequences:
- a CDS encoding hemolysin family protein, encoding MSADLLLLFIVVFLALGFSFLCSVAEAVLLSITPSYIASLREKNPARADVLTRLRLDKVDQSLSAILTLNTIAHTVGAIVAGAQALVVFGNAWIGLFSAVMTLLILFLSEIVPKTIGAIYWQSLTGMTAYFVGALIRILFPLVWLSNGLTRLISRGKREHVFSRDEFIAMAGIGEQSGHLEEHESRIIRNIFRFGSVAITAVMTPRTVMTALQQDMSIADSLPFVTKTPFSRLPVYGADLDDITGLVLKDEVLICMSKGRCDGALESLKRPILSVPDSLSLSDLLEFFLDKRQHLAIVLDEYGGTRGVVTLEDVVETLFGMEIVDEMDSVADMQALARQQWEKRARSLGIFEQEQNREIESEKNIRP
- a CDS encoding response regulator, giving the protein MSENTITQSTVTVLVLDDEPNIRESLAEYLMDCGFGTLTAESAEDALELPELGNVAVAVVDIRLGGIDGLEFIKRLHVMHPSVRCLIHTGSTDFQLDNELRAIGLTEREVLFKPVLDMGIFETLILEKVAEGRS
- the betA gene encoding choline dehydrogenase; this encodes MKFYDYIIVGGGSAGSVLANRLSANPKTSVLVLEAGLPDFRLDFRIHMPAALTYPLAGKTYNWWYESEPEPHMHNRRIYQPRGKVLGGSSCINGMIHIRGNAMDFEKWAREKGLENWDYARCLPYFKRFEYRLKGTDEYQGGAGPLYLTSPDCDNPLFDAFFQAVQEAGYPLTDVNGYQQEGFGKFDRTTYRGRRWNAARAYVHPVKNRRNLTVKCKATAHRILFEGTRAVGVEYERLGRMHRVNGGEIISCGGAINSPQLLQLSGIGNGAELRELGIPVVHDLPGVGENLQDHLELYVQYACTKPVSMFPALQWWNQPWIGLKWLFGQTGEAATNHFEAGGFIRGNDQVEYPNIQYHFLPIAIRYDGSSPNEGHGYQVHVGPMNTDVRGHVKIKSSDPKEYPSILFNYLSTEQERKDWVDAIRLTRKIMTQPAFDSLRGRELAPGEDVQTDEEILDFVAREGESAYHPSCTCKMGYDDMAVVDNELRVHGVQGLRVVDASIMPYVTNGNIYAPVMMIAEKAADMILGNTPLAPDTAPFYRHGGKAAAKEKK
- a CDS encoding FadR/GntR family transcriptional regulator: MTTSEPLFFPAKPGRASEDVALQIEAAILAGRLAPEERLPSEREMQQQFGTGRGAIREALRALKQKGLLDIRKGVKGGAYVCKVGMVSIGESLALFLKQHDVAPSALIEFRESVDHTLIMLAIARGSAEAKGALVSMAEEFETCLRQNDHDADRIGHLDRDLNLALAAMAGNPIFEWIMQALQRGFSSHDYTLYDTPMYRERTAANWAETARAIAENDPLRARSLIGYHYAMLRSCLNERAAASSSPRVSPDDS
- a CDS encoding ArsR/SmtB family transcription factor, which gives rise to MEKIAETLKALSDPTRLRIVSLLRHGELCVCDLTEALQTPQSKVSRHLAFLKNAGWVKARRSGKWVYYQLLGSEPSLQSSVAEALTGHIATHPVCLEDDRRYFDFLATKSSRSCD
- the zupT gene encoding zinc transporter ZupT — translated: MSDVWFALALTTFAGLATGIGSIIAFTAKLSSYRFLSVATGFSAGVMLYVSFVEIFFKGQESLVNHYGDPLGYWVNVGSFFGGMLLIGLIDNLIPEETNPHEIHSEAEADRLHGKVAPLLGVGDNSCGPAKTPFKPQPGHEKKLMRMGLFTALAIGIHNFPEGLATFLAALDDPSLGVAIAIAIALHNIPEGVSVSVPIYYATGKRRTAFFYSFLSGLAEPIGAGIAYLGILYFAGGPDGVLPPQLMGILFGGVAGIMVYISLDELLPTSQAYGEGHDSLFGLVGGMAVMALSLLLMR
- a CDS encoding ABC transporter substrate-binding protein yields the protein MNIATLKKTIPVLVLLLALFTAPAHASRDDVRITSVGWTDVTVTSELAVAILQSLGYSSSNMMTSLPICYQALATGEADVFLGNWMPSMESVARPHFDSGNVIQLVPNMTGAKYTLAAPAYVVDGGIKDFKDIAKYGDKLEWKIYGIEEGNDGNDIIQSMIDTNMFGLGKFELVASSESGMLAQVQSFMREKKWIIFLGWSPHSMNEKIDMRYLTGSTDETFGPDDGTATVYTNLRKGFPGDMPNVTRFLKNYVVPVGMMNSIMVTMHEHPEMKARDAALDWVAAHPEMATTWLEGVTTKDGKPGLPAFMTVLEARK
- a CDS encoding response regulator, which translates into the protein MNQDGKPVVLTIDDDQAVRESLANFLEDFGYGVLQAGDGQQGLEVFAANQPDLILVDLRMPRMDGLQVLAKVQELSPQTPIMVVSGAGDIRDVVEALRRGAWDYLVKPIQDMNILLHSVETCLERARLQRQNREYQQSLEESLEKLHRTQKEMIQSAKMAALGDLVAGVAHEVNTPIGVSVTAASFLSERTRQLRELYGKGEMKRSDLEKYLALAEESSGSVLSNLERAAELVQSFKKVAADQSSEEKRAFEMKNYLEQILLSLRPQFKRTPHQVRMHCPEGLILDSYPGAIMQIMTNLIMNSLIHGFVDGRPGEISINVEPAGENVLLTYRDTGQGMDREQKERIYDPFYTTTRGSGGTGLGMNIVYNLVTQTLRGSILLETSPGQGVVFMLTLPKDPDRAAALPDTPS
- a CDS encoding arsenate reductase ArsC, which codes for MKILFLCTGNSCRSQMAEGWARHLKKGEVEACSAGIKRHGMNPHAVRVMEEAGVDMTGHTSKTLDELPDQNFEVVVTLCGHANETCPFFPGQVRRVHRGFDDPPSLCAEMTNEDEILAVYRRVRDEIRDFVAALPQTLDADQAGTDGL
- a CDS encoding four helix bundle suffix domain-containing protein, translating into MTQHFISKHGAYEELLSYRKSVIVYDGTVCFCERFMHKRDRTVDQMVQAARSGKQNIIEGCMASATSKKSEIKLINVARASLEELLEDYRDHLRVRGHALWHKTSAQALFVRKLGSQKNTSYETYRSYIQTRPPETVANILICLIHQTNYLLDRQLRQLEKAFVEEGGLSERMTRARLKNRTGQSENGF
- the betB gene encoding betaine-aldehyde dehydrogenase, with product MTEKMMHIDGLWTRSQSTATRDIINPFDQTVIATVSEGNREDARDAIDAARRAFDQGPWSKTTGPERGRKLLLLADLIERDTEELARLETLNTGKTLEESRWDMADIAGIFRYYAGLADKDGGEVIASPVPNSTSIVVREPVGVCGQISPWNYPLLQAAWKLAPALAAGCTVVMKPSEITPLTSIKVTELCVEAGFPEGVVNLVLGPGATVGAELAENPDVDLISFTGGIETGKTIMCAAAANVKKVALELGGKNPNIIFDDADFDTALDYILNGVFFHAGQICSAGARVLLQDGIHDRMVEALAERMAKIRMGDGMTDGTQMGPLISAAHRDKVESYIGIAREEGARLRLGGKRPADPALDNGFFVEPTLFTECTNDMRIVQEEVFGPVITIERFSTEDEALARANSTIYGLSAGFWTRDPDRMRRMSAGLRFGTVWVNDFNVYFTQAPWGGYKQSGLGRELGRMGLEEYTEVKHIFQNHNARPIRWFGV